One genomic window of Prochlorococcus sp. MIT 0801 includes the following:
- a CDS encoding adenosylcobinamide-GDP ribazoletransferase, with protein MFYTILPQWPLIKPRFERIARFAPLVGVLIGFSQSFFWLVLKYFDWPNISIALITIAISICITGGLHIDGLMDTADGVGAGPSKRIEAMKDSRVGAIGVQSLVIILILQIAAIIKLDFYAPFAFPIAAFWGRLSQIFAIENYEYIFNKEFSSIHQKYWRGISKEIRPSLIIIFIGIIFFLSSTNLNLSANLLLIYCISSGVTTSVLIPHFINKLLGGHNGDSYGAGLVITETTNLLLLSIIFVPN; from the coding sequence GTGTTCTACACAATTTTGCCTCAATGGCCACTAATTAAACCTAGGTTCGAAAGAATTGCTCGTTTTGCACCTTTAGTAGGAGTTTTAATAGGCTTTTCCCAATCATTTTTTTGGCTTGTATTGAAGTACTTTGATTGGCCCAATATTTCTATCGCCTTGATTACTATTGCAATTAGCATTTGCATAACTGGTGGACTTCATATTGACGGGCTAATGGATACAGCTGATGGGGTTGGTGCAGGGCCATCAAAGCGAATTGAGGCAATGAAAGACAGCCGAGTTGGAGCAATAGGTGTGCAAAGTTTAGTAATTATTTTAATCCTTCAAATTGCAGCAATAATCAAACTTGATTTTTATGCTCCTTTTGCTTTTCCAATAGCTGCATTCTGGGGACGATTATCCCAAATATTTGCTATTGAAAATTATGAATACATTTTCAATAAAGAATTTAGCTCCATTCATCAAAAATACTGGCGAGGCATTTCCAAAGAGATACGACCTTCGTTGATAATAATTTTTATTGGGATAATATTTTTTTTATCTTCAACAAACTTAAATTTGTCTGCTAATTTATTACTAATATATTGCATTTCTTCAGGAGTAACAACTTCAGTATTAATCCCACATTTTATAAATAAATTATTAGGAGGCCATAATGGTGATAGCTATGGAGCAGGTTTAGTGATAACAGAAACTACTAATTTATTATTATTAAGTATCATTTTTGTTCCAAATTAA
- the tgt gene encoding tRNA guanosine(34) transglycosylase Tgt produces MKKTSFDFQIKSRCKTTLARVCSIKTPNGIVNTPKFMPVGTLGTVKGVTSQQLEKTGAEMILANTFHLHLQPGEKIVQDAGGLHKFMSWNKPILTDSGGFQVFSLAKLNKIDDEGVSFQSPRDGKHIYLTPEKAIEIQMALGADVAMAFDQCPPYPASESDVEEACKRTHHWLERCINAHKKDDQAIFGIVQGGCFSHLRELSAKIVSEFDLPGIAIGGVSVGEPISQMHKIVRETCPLLPQDRPRYLMGIGTLREMAIAVANGVDMFDCVIPTRLGRHGSALVNGEVWNLRNSRFKDDYSPLDSTCTCEACTGYSRAYIHHLIRNKELLGLTLLSLHNLTHLIRFTGAMRQAITEGCFSEDFAPWQSDSKARHTW; encoded by the coding sequence TTGAAAAAGACCTCCTTCGATTTTCAAATAAAAAGTCGATGCAAAACGACATTAGCTCGAGTCTGCTCTATTAAAACTCCAAATGGAATTGTAAATACTCCAAAATTCATGCCTGTTGGGACTTTAGGAACAGTCAAAGGTGTTACTTCTCAGCAACTTGAGAAAACAGGGGCTGAAATGATTCTTGCAAATACTTTTCATCTTCATCTTCAACCAGGAGAAAAGATAGTTCAAGATGCCGGCGGACTACATAAATTTATGAGTTGGAATAAACCAATTCTTACTGACTCAGGAGGTTTTCAAGTATTTAGTTTGGCAAAGTTAAATAAAATTGATGATGAAGGGGTTTCGTTTCAAAGCCCAAGAGATGGCAAACATATTTATTTGACTCCTGAAAAAGCTATTGAAATTCAAATGGCTTTAGGCGCCGATGTGGCAATGGCTTTTGATCAATGCCCCCCTTATCCAGCGAGCGAATCAGATGTTGAGGAGGCTTGCAAGAGAACCCATCATTGGTTGGAGAGATGTATAAATGCTCATAAGAAAGATGATCAAGCAATTTTTGGCATAGTTCAAGGGGGCTGCTTCTCTCATTTGAGGGAATTGAGCGCAAAAATCGTCTCAGAATTCGATTTGCCTGGGATTGCTATTGGAGGAGTAAGCGTAGGTGAACCCATAAGTCAAATGCACAAAATCGTACGAGAAACCTGTCCTTTATTACCTCAAGATCGACCAAGATACTTAATGGGAATTGGAACCTTACGAGAAATGGCCATAGCAGTAGCAAATGGAGTAGACATGTTTGATTGTGTAATTCCTACGAGGCTGGGAAGGCATGGGAGCGCATTAGTCAATGGAGAGGTATGGAATTTAAGAAATTCACGTTTTAAAGACGATTACAGCCCATTAGATTCAACATGTACTTGTGAAGCTTGTACAGGATATTCAAGGGCATATATACACCATTTAATTCGCAACAAAGAATTACTTGGTCTCACACTTTTGAGTCTGCACAACCTCACGCATTTGATCCGTTTTACAGGTGCTATGAGGCAAGCAATTACTGAAGGTTGTTTTTCAGAGGATTTCGCTCCGTGGCAGAGTGACTCTAAAGCGCGTCATACGTGGTAG
- a CDS encoding photosystem II reaction center protein K, with protein MALINFDLLAELPVAYQAFAPTVDVLPLIPLFFFLLVFVWQAAVGFR; from the coding sequence ATGGCACTGATTAATTTCGACTTGCTTGCTGAACTTCCAGTTGCATACCAAGCTTTTGCACCAACAGTGGATGTACTTCCGCTAATACCTCTTTTCTTCTTTCTGCTTGTTTTTGTTTGGCAAGCGGCAGTTGGCTTTCGTTAA
- a CDS encoding Gfo/Idh/MocA family protein yields the protein MKTISNSKINENIIPVKVGVIGIGNMGWHHARVLSLLKDAELIGVADLDEERGKLAMEQFNCNWYGNYKDLLHQVEAVCIAVPTLFHHEVGLECLKSGKHVLIEKPIAANKEEASSLINASNNAKKLLQVGHIERFNPAFRELTKVVANEEVVVLEARRHSPHPDRANDVSVVLDLMIHDIDLVIELANSKVIRLAAVGGCSGEGPMDYVNATLGFKNGVVASLTASKMSHKKIRSLSAHCKESLIETDFLNHNIHIHRKAHEWYSADHGELLYRNDGFIEEVSTTSIEPLYAELEHFLQCVRGKEKPAVDGLQASRALHLADLIEKAVSIPSEDILISKGI from the coding sequence ATGAAAACAATTTCCAATTCCAAGATCAACGAAAATATTATTCCTGTAAAAGTTGGGGTAATAGGAATTGGAAATATGGGGTGGCATCATGCAAGAGTCCTCAGTCTTCTCAAGGATGCTGAGCTCATTGGAGTTGCAGATTTAGACGAGGAACGAGGAAAGTTGGCTATGGAGCAATTTAATTGTAATTGGTATGGAAACTACAAGGATTTATTACATCAAGTAGAAGCTGTATGTATTGCTGTACCTACGTTATTTCATCATGAAGTTGGCCTAGAATGTCTAAAGTCTGGTAAACATGTTTTAATTGAAAAACCGATAGCAGCAAATAAAGAAGAAGCATCATCTTTGATCAATGCTTCAAACAATGCGAAAAAATTATTGCAAGTTGGCCATATAGAAAGATTTAATCCGGCATTTAGAGAATTGACAAAAGTTGTTGCTAATGAAGAAGTTGTAGTTCTTGAAGCCAGAAGGCATAGCCCTCATCCCGATAGAGCTAATGATGTTTCGGTCGTTTTGGACTTAATGATTCACGATATTGATTTAGTTATTGAACTTGCAAATTCAAAAGTGATAAGGCTTGCTGCAGTTGGAGGATGCAGTGGAGAAGGACCTATGGATTACGTTAACGCGACACTGGGGTTTAAAAACGGGGTCGTTGCAAGTCTGACTGCAAGCAAAATGAGTCACAAAAAAATCAGAAGTTTGAGCGCTCATTGCAAAGAAAGTCTAATAGAAACAGATTTCCTAAATCACAATATTCATATCCATAGAAAGGCTCATGAATGGTATTCAGCTGATCATGGAGAACTACTTTATAGAAACGATGGTTTTATTGAAGAAGTGAGTACAACATCAATTGAGCCATTGTATGCAGAACTGGAGCATTTTCTACAATGCGTCAGAGGAAAGGAGAAGCCAGCTGTAGACGGGCTGCAAGCTTCTCGAGCACTTCATCTTGCTGATTTAATTGAAAAGGCAGTATCAATACCAAGTGAAGACATTTTGATAAGCAAAGGGATCTAG
- a CDS encoding hemolysin family protein — MSLLLLFILLVIPAFFNAGQFAILRLRSTKVQRLVEDGLPGSNSIIRLQKRLRRTLLIAELGITISLISIGWICKNFASQWWANNASINYFLDLGLFITVVLLATLISGLLPKALVLNQPETAALKLSPLIEAAIKWMSPFLSLLEGLALLILRLFGLNTQSESLTTAAFSAGELEKLIETGGVTGLKPDERNILEGVFALRDTQVREVMVPRSGMVTLPREVSFTQMMEEVHKTRHARYLVIDDSLDNVLGVLDLRQLADPIAKGDMQANSSLEPYIKPVVRVLETSTLAELLPLIKNGNPLLLVVDEYGGTEGLITSADLTGEIVGDEIQFDNKESELRSLDDIKKIWLTSGEIEVIELNRELDLKLPEADDHYTLAGFVLEKLQEIPNAGETFVHNEVIFEIISMKGPRINKVKIILPK; from the coding sequence ATGAGTTTATTACTTCTTTTTATATTGCTTGTAATACCAGCATTTTTCAATGCAGGTCAGTTTGCCATATTACGCCTTCGTTCAACTAAGGTTCAAAGACTTGTAGAAGATGGACTACCTGGTTCCAATTCCATAATTCGTCTACAGAAAAGGCTGAGAAGAACCCTTTTAATAGCGGAGTTAGGAATAACTATTTCATTAATTTCAATTGGTTGGATCTGCAAAAATTTCGCAAGTCAATGGTGGGCAAATAATGCTTCAATTAATTATTTTTTAGACCTAGGTCTTTTTATTACTGTTGTACTTTTAGCAACTTTGATATCTGGTCTGCTTCCAAAAGCACTTGTTCTTAATCAACCAGAGACTGCTGCTCTGAAATTATCGCCTCTAATTGAAGCAGCGATAAAATGGATGTCACCATTCCTTTCGTTGCTGGAAGGACTTGCTTTATTAATTCTTAGATTATTTGGACTTAATACTCAATCAGAAAGTCTTACGACAGCTGCATTCTCTGCCGGCGAATTAGAGAAGTTAATTGAAACTGGTGGTGTAACTGGATTAAAACCTGATGAAAGAAACATACTTGAAGGTGTTTTCGCTTTAAGAGATACACAAGTCAGAGAAGTAATGGTTCCTAGGTCAGGGATGGTTACTCTTCCAAGAGAAGTTTCCTTCACTCAAATGATGGAAGAAGTTCATAAAACTCGTCATGCAAGATACTTAGTAATTGATGATTCACTTGATAATGTTCTTGGAGTTTTAGATTTAAGGCAACTTGCTGATCCAATAGCAAAAGGGGATATGCAAGCCAACTCATCTTTAGAGCCTTATATAAAACCAGTTGTTCGTGTTTTAGAAACTTCTACTTTGGCCGAATTGCTACCCTTAATCAAAAACGGGAATCCACTACTGTTAGTCGTTGATGAATATGGAGGAACTGAAGGATTAATAACATCAGCAGACTTAACAGGTGAAATTGTTGGTGATGAAATTCAATTTGATAATAAAGAATCTGAGCTAAGATCTCTTGATGACATAAAAAAAATATGGCTTACTTCTGGTGAGATAGAAGTAATAGAACTAAATAGAGAGCTTGACTTAAAATTGCCAGAAGCTGATGATCATTACACTCTTGCTGGATTTGTTTTAGAAAAACTCCAAGAAATTCCCAATGCAGGAGAAACATTCGTTCATAATGAAGTTATATTTGAAATCATCTCCATGAAAGGTCCAAGAATAAACAAAGTAAAAATAATCCTTCCTAAGTAA
- the pyrE gene encoding orotate phosphoribosyltransferase, protein MNPLNPPSDEIKENLLTLLAQKAYRFGDFSLASGKKSSHYVNCKPVSLSGPGLLSISSLFLKQINQSDSGVAGLTLGADPLVSGVVMLAAQAGIYLNGLIVRKEAKGYGTGAWLEGPLPPKGSVISVLEDVVTTGGSSLKAVDQLRNQGYLVKQVLAIVDREEGGAEAMSKADLELNSLFFLKDIVERAKSLQ, encoded by the coding sequence ATGAACCCATTGAATCCTCCATCAGATGAAATAAAAGAAAATCTTTTAACTTTATTAGCTCAAAAAGCCTATAGGTTTGGAGATTTTTCTTTGGCTTCCGGAAAAAAAAGTTCTCATTACGTCAATTGCAAACCTGTCTCTCTCTCAGGTCCAGGTCTCTTGTCGATAAGTTCATTATTCCTAAAACAAATAAATCAAAGTGATAGTGGCGTAGCCGGCTTGACTTTAGGTGCTGACCCACTTGTTAGTGGAGTTGTAATGTTGGCAGCTCAAGCAGGTATTTATTTAAACGGTTTAATAGTAAGGAAAGAAGCTAAAGGTTATGGGACTGGAGCATGGCTAGAAGGACCTTTGCCTCCAAAGGGTTCTGTGATTTCTGTCCTAGAGGATGTTGTTACTACTGGTGGCTCTTCTTTAAAAGCTGTTGATCAGCTTAGAAATCAAGGTTATTTAGTTAAACAAGTACTAGCAATAGTTGATAGAGAAGAAGGAGGCGCTGAGGCAATGTCTAAAGCTGATTTAGAGTTAAATAGTCTTTTCTTTTTAAAAGATATTGTTGAAAGAGCTAAAAGTTTGCAATGA
- a CDS encoding folate-binding protein YgfZ — MTETQSLIWDETFPSLLLKGQGTTAFLHGQTTADVFAEKELDRIFTSCWLSTKGSLKAVLEIRLSDNKAEIVIICGEINSIRDGFESVIFPADKVKLEVVDPIRRRQEINNNNSWKESNFSWIDNNDLILDEINHYRKATKEELEAWKIRQGIPSFDKEMNGETNPYELGLADTINLDKGCYLGQEAMAKFFRSKSLKYQLRYWEAYGKNDNFKIGKNFFNTNKNEGYKKNVGVVTSSIRVNDNFFNGLALIKKTFLDQDFCFSENGDSITIKKPISFTNPF; from the coding sequence ATGACAGAAACTCAATCATTGATTTGGGATGAAACATTCCCTTCGTTGCTTCTCAAAGGTCAGGGGACAACTGCTTTTTTACATGGTCAAACAACCGCTGATGTTTTTGCTGAGAAGGAACTAGATAGAATATTTACTAGTTGTTGGCTATCAACTAAAGGATCTTTAAAAGCTGTATTGGAAATTCGACTTTCAGATAATAAGGCTGAAATAGTTATAATTTGTGGTGAAATTAATTCTATAAGAGATGGATTTGAATCAGTGATATTTCCAGCCGATAAAGTTAAGTTAGAAGTTGTAGATCCAATTAGAAGAAGACAAGAAATAAATAATAATAATTCATGGAAGGAGTCAAATTTTAGTTGGATTGATAATAATGATTTAATCCTAGACGAAATAAATCACTATAGAAAAGCTACTAAAGAAGAATTGGAGGCTTGGAAAATAAGACAAGGAATACCTAGCTTTGATAAAGAGATGAATGGAGAAACTAATCCTTACGAGCTAGGATTAGCAGATACTATAAATTTAGATAAAGGCTGTTATCTAGGTCAAGAGGCAATGGCAAAGTTCTTTAGGTCAAAATCTCTAAAATATCAACTTCGTTATTGGGAAGCTTATGGGAAAAATGATAATTTTAAAATTGGTAAAAATTTTTTTAATACTAATAAAAATGAAGGATATAAAAAAAATGTAGGGGTTGTTACTTCTTCAATTAGGGTTAATGATAATTTTTTTAATGGACTGGCTTTAATTAAGAAAACTTTTCTTGATCAGGATTTTTGTTTTTCTGAAAATGGTGACTCCATAACTATTAAAAAACCAATCTCTTTTACTAATCCTTTTTAA
- a CDS encoding TM0106 family RecB-like putative nuclease, with product MKCNKSKPINDHLLRSWIRCRRKAWLDIYGDKQKKLWTAHSTLQLNHQIDCFHNLSQKSYGIGIQACEEGKNIAYGVRIKYPLIKNRIIKANLPILKKTSGESIWGNFSYQPILARQGKKITREHKLSLAMTGLLINNLQKFEVKKGLILHKENEVIKVEKIKLSANINKDLIDSLLNLEKDIESRTPPPITSNRKKCTICSWRKDCDAVAINEGSLSEVSGIGAKRELLLNKIGINNIEELAKTKHYKLKEKLEIFGRQHGDISKQVILQSQSQSTNRAIKLNPEIELNNLKKAKGLYIYDIESDPDIKHDFLHGFIRIPKNIRNEISLEKTKYSPLLSLEKNTESFLWKRITKKLILNRDYPIIHYGETEPISLLKLGLRQGADPNEIEELKKRFIDIHLLIREYWCLPVRNYGLKSIAEWIGYEWKHSNVDGARALLWWRQWKKSRKVNKMYSKNLNSIFEYNRDDCIATLMIAKWLIDH from the coding sequence ATGAAATGTAATAAATCCAAACCAATTAACGATCATCTTTTAAGGAGTTGGATTAGATGCAGAAGAAAAGCGTGGCTTGATATTTATGGTGATAAACAAAAAAAGTTGTGGACGGCCCACAGCACACTTCAATTAAATCATCAAATCGACTGCTTTCATAATCTCTCACAAAAAAGTTATGGGATAGGAATTCAAGCTTGTGAAGAGGGGAAAAATATTGCTTATGGAGTCAGAATTAAATATCCTCTAATAAAAAATAGAATTATCAAAGCGAATTTACCGATACTAAAGAAGACATCAGGAGAGAGTATTTGGGGGAATTTTTCATATCAACCTATACTAGCTAGGCAAGGTAAAAAAATCACAAGAGAGCATAAATTATCACTTGCAATGACTGGTTTATTAATAAATAATTTACAAAAATTTGAAGTAAAAAAAGGGTTAATATTACACAAAGAAAATGAAGTTATAAAAGTCGAAAAGATAAAATTAAGCGCTAATATAAACAAAGATTTAATAGATTCATTATTAAATCTAGAGAAAGATATAGAATCAAGAACTCCTCCACCGATCACTTCTAATAGAAAAAAATGCACAATATGTTCATGGAGAAAAGATTGTGATGCTGTAGCAATTAATGAAGGAAGCTTAAGTGAAGTTAGCGGGATTGGAGCAAAAAGAGAACTTTTATTAAACAAAATTGGTATAAATAATATAGAGGAACTAGCGAAGACGAAGCATTATAAATTAAAGGAAAAGCTTGAGATATTCGGGCGACAACATGGTGATATTTCCAAGCAAGTTATTTTACAATCTCAATCTCAATCAACGAATAGGGCAATCAAACTAAATCCAGAAATAGAACTAAATAATCTAAAGAAAGCAAAAGGTTTATATATTTATGACATTGAATCTGACCCAGATATTAAACATGACTTTTTACACGGATTTATTCGAATACCAAAAAACATAAGAAATGAAATAAGTTTAGAAAAAACTAAATATTCTCCATTACTTAGTCTTGAAAAAAATACTGAAAGTTTTCTATGGAAAAGAATAACTAAAAAATTAATTCTTAATCGAGACTATCCCATCATCCATTATGGAGAAACAGAACCAATATCTTTGCTAAAGCTAGGATTGCGACAAGGAGCTGATCCTAATGAAATTGAAGAATTAAAAAAAAGATTTATTGATATACATTTATTAATTAGAGAATACTGGTGTCTTCCCGTAAGGAATTATGGTCTTAAATCAATCGCAGAATGGATAGGATATGAATGGAAACATTCAAATGTAGATGGAGCTAGAGCTCTTTTATGGTGGAGACAATGGAAAAAATCACGTAAAGTCAATAAAATGTATTCTAAAAATTTAAATTCAATTTTTGAATATAATCGTGATGATTGTATAGCTACCTTAATGATCGCAAAATGGTTAATAGATCACTAG
- a CDS encoding phosphoglucomutase/phosphomannomutase family protein, with product MKKKKLNLTKEKISFGTDGWRGILGVEFTLERLLKVAAAAAQELAYVKEKKNNKIIIGYDRRFLAEEMAEAVASAVRGVDLVPLLASSALPTPSCSWGIVEENALGALVITASHNPCEWLGLKIKGPFGGSVDSSFTDSVQKRLDAGGISIPIEGVTERVDFRKQHLLGISQKFDMHLISDGLRKLGVKIFVDPMHGSAAGCMSELFGVNCEELIYEIRTERDPCFGGNPPEPMKAYLSQLIKQVQDEYQAGQLSMGLVFDGDGDRIAAIDEKGRYCNTQLLMPVLIDHLARVGNLPGCVVKTVSGSDLMRLIAEDLGREVLEKPVGFKYIAEEMLSREVLIGGEESGGVGFGHHLPERDALFTALLLMESIVADGKCLGEKIDSLHARFGKSHFERIDLTLKDMEMRRSLEDFLKQKTPSSIGHKSVLEVISTDGIKLILDKSHWLMFRFSGTEPLLRIYCEAPSSAEVTSTLYYAKQLIDNSFG from the coding sequence ATGAAAAAGAAAAAGTTGAATCTCACTAAGGAGAAAATTTCTTTCGGAACAGATGGATGGAGGGGGATATTAGGCGTTGAGTTCACTTTGGAAAGATTGCTTAAAGTTGCAGCAGCAGCAGCTCAAGAGCTTGCTTATGTGAAAGAGAAAAAAAATAATAAAATAATCATTGGTTATGATCGACGTTTCCTTGCAGAGGAGATGGCTGAGGCGGTCGCATCTGCAGTTAGAGGAGTTGATTTAGTCCCTTTGTTGGCTTCTTCAGCGTTGCCAACTCCCTCTTGTAGCTGGGGGATAGTTGAAGAAAATGCACTTGGTGCACTAGTGATTACAGCAAGTCATAACCCATGCGAATGGTTGGGTTTAAAAATTAAAGGACCCTTTGGAGGCTCAGTTGATAGCTCTTTTACCGATTCGGTGCAAAAAAGATTAGATGCTGGGGGGATATCAATCCCAATCGAAGGCGTAACCGAGAGAGTTGATTTTCGAAAACAACATCTTTTGGGGATTAGTCAGAAATTTGACATGCATTTGATTTCTGATGGCTTGCGGAAATTAGGTGTGAAAATTTTTGTCGATCCAATGCATGGATCTGCGGCGGGCTGCATGTCTGAATTATTTGGAGTTAATTGTGAAGAGCTTATTTATGAAATAAGAACTGAAAGAGACCCATGCTTTGGTGGAAATCCTCCAGAACCTATGAAGGCTTATCTATCACAATTAATAAAACAAGTTCAGGATGAATACCAGGCAGGACAGTTGTCCATGGGCTTGGTTTTTGATGGGGATGGAGATCGAATTGCTGCAATAGATGAAAAAGGTAGATATTGCAATACACAGTTATTAATGCCTGTTTTGATAGATCATTTGGCAAGAGTTGGAAATTTGCCAGGTTGCGTTGTAAAAACTGTAAGTGGGTCGGACTTGATGAGATTGATTGCGGAGGATTTGGGGAGAGAAGTGCTCGAAAAGCCAGTTGGGTTTAAATATATTGCTGAAGAAATGCTTTCAAGAGAAGTTTTGATTGGAGGAGAGGAGTCAGGGGGAGTTGGGTTTGGACATCACTTGCCAGAACGTGATGCTTTGTTTACCGCTTTGCTTTTGATGGAGTCAATAGTTGCTGATGGTAAATGTTTAGGTGAGAAAATAGATTCTCTTCATGCTCGTTTTGGTAAGAGTCATTTCGAACGTATTGATTTAACTCTCAAAGACATGGAGATGAGAAGGTCCTTGGAAGATTTTTTGAAACAGAAAACCCCATCTTCAATTGGTCATAAATCAGTTTTAGAGGTTATTTCAACTGATGGAATCAAACTCATACTTGATAAAAGTCATTGGCTGATGTTTCGTTTCTCTGGAACAGAGCCTCTTTTAAGAATTTATTGTGAAGCGCCATCCAGTGCAGAAGTTACTTCAACTTTGTATTATGCAAAGCAACTTATAGATAATAGTTTTGGATGA
- the rdgB gene encoding RdgB/HAM1 family non-canonical purine NTP pyrophosphatase, protein MDDLPLVIASGNKGKIGEFKKLLDDFPFDLLTQPVGFEIEETGNTFMENARIKAIAVSQATGNLSLADDSGLSVEALGGAPGIYSSRYASSDKQRIEKLLAELKPFSNRKAKFECALCIASGEKVLIEVSGFCEGVITFSPKGKNGFGYDPIFEVSGLGETYAEMDHDKKKHIGHRGNAFKLLIPELKKLLGSIKK, encoded by the coding sequence TTGGATGATCTCCCTCTGGTAATTGCTAGTGGCAATAAGGGTAAAATTGGAGAATTTAAAAAACTTTTGGACGATTTTCCATTTGATTTATTGACACAACCTGTCGGTTTTGAGATTGAGGAAACAGGAAATACATTTATGGAAAATGCAAGAATAAAGGCCATTGCTGTCAGTCAAGCAACAGGTAATTTGTCTCTTGCTGACGACTCTGGATTAAGTGTTGAGGCTCTTGGAGGAGCTCCAGGTATTTATTCTTCTAGGTATGCAAGTTCAGATAAGCAAAGAATAGAAAAACTATTAGCCGAGTTGAAACCTTTTTCAAATAGAAAAGCTAAATTTGAATGTGCATTATGTATTGCTAGTGGAGAAAAAGTGTTGATAGAAGTTTCAGGCTTTTGCGAAGGTGTAATAACTTTTTCCCCAAAAGGGAAAAATGGGTTTGGTTATGATCCGATTTTTGAAGTTTCTGGATTAGGTGAAACTTATGCAGAAATGGACCACGACAAAAAGAAGCATATTGGTCATAGGGGAAATGCATTTAAATTGCTGATCCCAGAATTGAAAAAACTATTGGGTTCAATAAAAAAGTAG